One window of Nymphaea colorata isolate Beijing-Zhang1983 chromosome 11, ASM883128v2, whole genome shotgun sequence genomic DNA carries:
- the LOC116263582 gene encoding rust resistance kinase Lr10-like, protein MTKKFKYKVGQGGYGSVFQGWLFNGTVVAVKLMEKSHNDGEEFCNEVATIGRIHHVNVVRLLGFCVEGSQRALVYEFMANGSLEKFTNTTDVGHCVLRERLYDTALGITSGITTGIEYLHQGCDQRIIHFDIKSHNILLDHDFTPKIFDFGLD, encoded by the coding sequence ATGACAAAGAAGTTCAAGTATAAAGTTGGACAGGGTGGCTATGGCAGCGTCTTTCAGGGATGGTTGTTCAATGGCACAGTAGTGGCCGTAAAGCTAATGGAAAAATCACATAACGATGGAGAAGAATTTTGTAATGAAGTTGCCACCATTGGTAGGATCCACCATGTCAATGTGGTTCGCCTTCTTGGCTTTTGCGTTGAAGGGTCTCAAAGAGCACTTGTATATGAATTTATGGCAAATGGTTCACTTGAGAAGTTTACAAATACCACAGATGTAGGCCATTGCGTGTTAAGGGAAAGGTTATATGATACAGCACTAGGTATCACTAGTGGTATCACAACGGGAATTGAATATCTACATCAAGGCTGTGATCAAAGAATCATCCACTTCGACATCAAGTCGCATAACATTCTTCTAGACCACGACTTTACACCAAAGATTTTTGATTTTGGTCttgactaa
- the LOC116263583 gene encoding uncharacterized protein LOC116263583, whose translation MSFRGLGFFPFPALVIDLLLASTVVSNPNSTNFCSSPFNCSNSTPILFPFSSLNSSCGVNLISCNGNVTKIHLFNSDFIVKRITYLDRGLNVCYQDSYGTKRCSSPQNFSFSGRLLTSGFRLFGPKLTFFRCNSANDGLLQPPSSWKRNDCADGSLLYYYYSPQEQIKLPLDVHRINCPMYEIPAGVEESESANFSAILSGGFFLRWRFDCLKCTTSGGQCVFGEDDAPACYCEDGSVHHTNCSDGSSSKSAGSVIYS comes from the coding sequence ATGTCTTTCCGCGGCTTgggtttctttcctttccctgcTCTTGTGATTGATCTTCTCCTGGCTTCTACAGTAGTGTCCAATCCCAACAGTACGAATTTCTGCAGTTCCCCTTTCAACTGCAGCAACTCAACTCCAATTCTCTTCCCCTTCAGTTCTCTCAATTCTTCTTGTGGTGTCAACCTCATATCATGCAACGGGAACGTCACTAAGATTCATCTATTCAACAGCGATTTCATTGTTAAAAGAATCACATACCTTGATCGTGGCTTGAATGTTTGCTACCAAGATTCGTATGGGACAAAACGTTGCTCATCACCTCAAAACTTCAGCTTCTCTGGAAGACTCCTTACTAGTGGTTTCCGGCTCTTTGGTCCCAAACTTACCTTCTTCAGGTGCAATTCTGCTAATGATGGGCTTCTGCAACCTCCGTCCTCATGGAAGAGAAATGACTGTGCTGATGGCTCTTTGCTGTATTATTATTACAGTCCACAGGAACAGATAAAGCTGCCTCTTGATGTCCATCGCATCAATTGTCCTATGTATGAAATCCCTGCTGGTGTTGAGGAGTCCGAGTCTGCAAACTTTTCTGCCATATTGAGTGGTGGATTTTTTCTTCGCTGGAGGTTTGATTGCCTCAAGTGTACTACCAGTGGGGGCCAGTGTGTATTTGGAGAAGATGACGCCCCTGCTTGTTACTGCGAAGATGGATCAGTGCACCATACAAATTGCTCTGATGGATCATCTTCAAAATCAGCTGGTAGCGTGATATACTCCTGA